A single region of the Sphaeramia orbicularis chromosome 6, fSphaOr1.1, whole genome shotgun sequence genome encodes:
- the lysmd4 gene encoding lysM and putative peptidoglycan-binding domain-containing protein 4: MRRGEHVPRAFQAPVDVHASADGQVYVFKRRTNESAVSSDDEELSVLEMRPRAFQELEQDRLRNMEMLEREVLDDDNLIKLALQYGCKVADIKRVNNLMQEQDLFALKSIKIPVQKHSFLTEGYTDLSDPVEEMPHSSATPLKPPDRTRGHPHIQEVTDFLMEVDNDIEKLIQSTNDHDDDLLDNSERQEGFGFRGKRLTSHGADWGINWWNAVIAMLLIGIVLPLFYVIYFKTKENGGGSPSEGSGVVHSVNSSGTDPKIKGPLHFQEPG; this comes from the exons ATGCGGCGGGGGGAGCATGTTCCACGGGCTTTCCAGGCCCCGGTGGATGTACACGCCAGCGCAGATGGCCAAGTGTACGTGTTCAAAAGGAGAACCAATGAGTCTGCCGTGTCCTCAGATGATGAGGAACTCAGTGTCCTGGAGATGAGGCCACGGGCTTTCCAAGAGCTGGAGCAGGACAGACTGAGGAACATGGAGATGCTGGAGCGAGAGGTGTTAGATGACGACAATCTCATCAAGCTTGCACTGCAATATGGgtgcaag GTCGCAGATATAAAGCGGGTGAACAACCTTATGCAAGAACAAGATTTGTTTGCACTAAAATCCATTAAAATACCCGTTCAGAAACACAGCTTCTTGACAGAGGGTTACACTGATCTCAGTGACCCTGTAGAAGAAATGCCACATTCATCTGCCACACCATTAAAGCCTCCAGACAGAACCAGGGGACACCCACACATACAGGAGGTCACAGACTTTCTCATGGAGGTAGATAACGATATTGAGAAACTGATTCAGTCCACAAATGATCACGATGACGATTTGTTGGATAACTCTGAGAGACAGGAGGGGTTTGGTTTCAGAGGGAAGCGTCTGACCAGTCACGGTGCAGACTGGGGAATCAACTGGTGGAACGCCGTCATTGCCATGTTGCTCATAGGCATTGTCCTGCcattattttatgtcatttattttaaaacGAAAGAAAATGGAGGAGGTTCCCCATCAGAGGGTAGTGGAGTTGTACATTCAGTCAACAGTTCAGGGACAGACCCCAAAATAAAAGGTCCTCTACATTTTCAGGAGCCAGGATAA